A single region of the Massilia sp. erpn genome encodes:
- a CDS encoding transposase family protein translates to MKDTVLYEQLLGLKAPWSVRSVELSANDRRVIIEVALRRGQFSPPASGRIHAWREREWRHLDTFQFETVIRVKVPQIRYSDGRLEDIDVPWAERYARTTRLMTGFVISLLQAIPQLQSVSGISGLERSTVQEIMQRAAERGLLCQDSGMLEEDCRGGASLRGNCPLPAGAWVPPSGERSAG, encoded by the coding sequence ATGAAGGACACCGTACTGTATGAGCAGTTGCTGGGTCTGAAAGCGCCCTGGTCGGTGCGTTCGGTTGAATTGTCGGCCAATGACAGGCGGGTCATCATCGAAGTGGCATTGCGCCGCGGCCAGTTCTCGCCGCCGGCCAGCGGCCGCATTCACGCCTGGCGCGAACGGGAATGGCGGCACCTCGACACCTTCCAGTTCGAAACCGTGATCCGGGTCAAGGTGCCGCAGATCCGCTACAGCGACGGCCGGCTGGAGGACATCGACGTGCCCTGGGCCGAACGCTATGCACGCACCACGCGCCTGATGACGGGCTTCGTCATCAGCCTGCTGCAAGCCATACCGCAGCTGCAGTCGGTGAGCGGGATTTCCGGCCTGGAGCGCAGCACGGTGCAGGAAATCATGCAGCGCGCCGCAGAGCGCGGCCTGCTGTGCCAGGATAGCGGCATGCTGGAGGAGGACTGCCGGGGCGGCGCTTCCCTGCGCGGCAATTGTCCGCTGCCCGCCGGCGCCTGGGTGCCGCCGAGCGGCGAACGGTCGGCTGGCTGA
- a CDS encoding DNA polymerase II, translated as MFQAQQGFLLTRHWRDTPAGTEVEFWLATDQGPRHVRLPPQTSVAFIPAEQQEAAQALLRGERGCELRPLALSDFQHRPVLGLYCRKYRHLLKLEKRLRQAGIDVYEADIRPPERYLMERFITAPISFEGEAGGDGAVVLQAPLKPSPDYRPALRLVSLDIETSPHGELYSIALEGCGQRQVYMLGQRAGNAEEVDFDLEYCSSHAQMLERLNAWMAQHDPDAIIGWNLVQFDLRVLLRHAEQVKVPLLLGRGGGELEWREHAHHEHFFAAAAGRLIIDGIEALRSATWNFPSFSLESVAQTLLGEGKSIDNPYQRMAEIERRFHEDKPALARYNLKDCELVTRIFAKTELLSFLLERASMTGLAADRSGGSVAAFEHLYMPMMHRLGHVAPNLGDVVGENSPGGFVMDSRSGLYDSVLVLDYKSLYPSIIRTFLIDPVGLVEGMRDPDSAATVPGFRGARFSRGKHCLPAIVRQIWQGRDAAKREKNAPLSQALKIIMNAFYGVLGSSGCRFFDPRLASSITMRGHEIMHRTRELIEAQGYQVIYGDTDSTFVWLKSAHEEAEAEKIGRQLVRHVNGWWEKHLREDFGLENALELEYEAHYRRFLMPTIRGSEEGSKKRYAGLIARADGSDEIVYKGLETVRTDWTPLAQQFQRDLYERIFKGEPYRDYVRDYVERTVSGEFDEMLVYRKRLRRPLEEYQRNVPPHVRAARIADEFNQRQGRPLQYQNGGWIRYVITTAGPEPLETRRSPIDYEHYLSRQLQPVADAILPFLRDDFSALVSRQRTLF; from the coding sequence TTGTTCCAAGCGCAGCAAGGTTTTCTGTTGACCCGCCACTGGCGCGACACGCCGGCCGGCACGGAGGTCGAATTCTGGCTCGCCACAGACCAGGGGCCACGCCACGTCCGTTTGCCGCCGCAAACCTCGGTAGCATTCATTCCAGCCGAGCAGCAGGAGGCGGCGCAGGCGCTGCTGCGCGGCGAGCGCGGATGCGAGTTGCGGCCGCTGGCGCTGAGCGACTTCCAGCATCGGCCGGTGCTGGGCCTGTACTGCCGGAAGTACCGCCATCTGCTGAAACTGGAGAAGCGGCTGCGCCAGGCCGGCATCGATGTCTACGAGGCCGATATCCGGCCGCCCGAGCGCTACCTGATGGAGCGCTTCATCACGGCTCCTATCAGCTTTGAAGGCGAGGCCGGGGGCGATGGCGCCGTCGTTCTGCAGGCGCCCCTCAAGCCGTCGCCCGATTACCGTCCCGCCTTGCGCCTAGTGTCGCTCGATATCGAAACTTCGCCCCATGGCGAACTGTATTCGATTGCGCTGGAAGGCTGCGGCCAGCGCCAGGTGTATATGCTGGGCCAGCGCGCCGGGAATGCGGAGGAGGTGGACTTCGATCTCGAATACTGCAGCAGCCACGCGCAGATGCTGGAGCGCCTGAACGCCTGGATGGCGCAGCATGACCCGGATGCCATCATCGGCTGGAACCTGGTGCAGTTCGACCTGCGCGTGCTGCTGCGCCACGCAGAACAGGTGAAGGTGCCGCTGCTGCTGGGCCGCGGCGGCGGCGAATTGGAATGGCGCGAGCACGCGCACCACGAGCACTTCTTCGCTGCTGCTGCGGGCCGCCTGATCATCGACGGCATCGAGGCGCTGCGTTCGGCCACCTGGAATTTCCCGTCCTTCAGCCTGGAATCGGTGGCGCAGACCCTGCTGGGCGAGGGCAAGTCCATCGACAATCCCTATCAGCGCATGGCGGAGATCGAGCGCCGCTTCCACGAGGACAAGCCGGCCCTGGCCCGCTACAACCTGAAGGATTGCGAGCTGGTGACGCGCATTTTCGCCAAGACCGAGCTGCTGTCCTTCCTGCTGGAGCGCGCCAGCATGACTGGACTGGCGGCTGACCGCAGCGGCGGTTCGGTGGCCGCGTTCGAGCATCTGTATATGCCGATGATGCACCGTCTGGGCCATGTGGCGCCAAATCTGGGCGATGTGGTGGGCGAAAACAGTCCGGGCGGTTTCGTCATGGATTCGCGTTCCGGCCTGTACGATTCGGTGCTGGTGCTGGACTATAAAAGCCTGTACCCGTCCATCATCCGCACCTTCCTGATCGACCCGGTCGGGCTGGTGGAGGGCATGCGCGATCCCGATTCCGCCGCGACGGTGCCGGGTTTTCGCGGCGCCCGCTTCTCGCGCGGGAAGCACTGCCTGCCCGCCATTGTGCGCCAGATCTGGCAGGGACGCGATGCCGCCAAGCGCGAAAAGAATGCGCCGCTGTCGCAGGCGCTGAAAATCATCATGAATGCTTTCTACGGCGTGTTGGGATCAAGCGGCTGCCGCTTCTTCGATCCGCGCCTGGCCTCGTCGATCACCATGCGCGGCCACGAGATCATGCATCGCACGCGCGAACTGATCGAGGCGCAGGGCTATCAGGTGATTTACGGCGATACCGACTCCACCTTCGTCTGGCTCAAGTCGGCGCATGAAGAAGCCGAGGCGGAAAAGATCGGCCGCCAGCTGGTGCGCCATGTGAACGGCTGGTGGGAAAAGCATCTGCGCGAGGATTTCGGCCTGGAGAACGCGCTGGAGCTGGAATACGAGGCGCATTACCGGCGCTTCCTGATGCCCACCATCCGCGGCTCGGAAGAGGGCAGCAAGAAGCGCTATGCGGGCCTGATCGCACGCGCCGACGGCAGCGACGAAATCGTCTACAAGGGACTGGAAACCGTGCGCACCGACTGGACGCCGCTGGCCCAGCAATTCCAGCGCGATCTGTACGAGCGCATCTTCAAGGGCGAGCCATACCGCGACTATGTGCGCGATTACGTGGAACGCACCGTGTCCGGCGAGTTCGACGAAATGCTGGTCTACCGCAAGCGTCTGCGGCGGCCGCTGGAAGAGTACCAGCGCAATGTGCCGCCCCATGTGCGTGCCGCCCGCATTGCCGACGAGTTCAATCAGCGCCAGGGCCGTCCGCTGCAATACCAGAACGGTGGCTGGATACGCTATGTGATCACCACCGCCGGGCCGGAGCCGCTGGAAACCCGGCGCTCGCCCATCGATTACGAGCATTACCTGAGCCGCCAGCTGCAACCGGTGGCCGACGCCATCCTGCCCTTCCTGCGCGACGATTTCAGCGCCCTGGTCAGCCGCCAGCGCACCCTGTTTTAG
- a CDS encoding SWIM zinc finger family protein — protein MNWLAIYRNFDDDALAALASAGLLRRAAKDVEAGKVEWAAPPAEQGGAIRADGQLVQADAQGPAKARCDCSAPGICKHILATALWLRSAPPAPGTAAATEQAEVSQPEHGAADDQPAPGETAQSVTAMPQANALGEVLAMAQSQAFKQAGRTATRKAADLYAAAGPASITAQGGVLLIEVPELDLTCRYIAGGGLKGMVSEAPAAGRAALHLLALTLVWRDAGYSINWPDAGPTATDTAAGAAPEGLSQAERQFLAHVRRILLELCGIGWSHISDIMPPQLRALGTSARLESFPRLAGLLRTLAGTAELLVRRDFSADERQALRLAARIHALCHALEHAPQSALPLLRGQARRSFDDSASLELLPLGAHWWQQRSGARGLSIAFWDHAEGGIVQAVLARRDGNDPSFDRQKAWTSQALWQGSSAPALLAQGTLRLEDARLSSDRRLGLGGETRASQLPAWRSDDARWRQAGFDDWQALVSSLRAAAGLCGENLEYVLLKPARFEAPQPDDIGQAVLWTLYDRQGVPLQLRLPFDASQRERIENLEAWAKSGLTLAAVLARLERNVHGAQLEPAALMVDTNGSLRSVTLDYEACTVNKGWSLTASIARMFKTREATPPVQPTAAHLEAMARLLDLLENKGMTGRLHIIDSERAELESIRHLLLAVGLDTVARALASYLAKPGAVQALILVHLCQTCAELDMRFLPR, from the coding sequence GTGAACTGGCTCGCCATCTACCGCAATTTCGACGACGACGCGCTGGCGGCCCTGGCGAGCGCCGGCCTGCTGCGCCGCGCTGCCAAGGACGTGGAAGCGGGCAAGGTGGAGTGGGCAGCGCCACCCGCTGAACAAGGCGGCGCTATCCGTGCCGATGGCCAGCTGGTGCAGGCCGATGCGCAAGGCCCGGCCAAGGCACGCTGCGACTGCTCCGCACCTGGCATCTGCAAGCATATCCTGGCCACAGCCCTGTGGCTGCGCAGCGCGCCGCCAGCGCCCGGCACTGCTGCGGCAACCGAGCAGGCGGAGGTCAGTCAACCGGAGCACGGCGCTGCCGATGACCAGCCCGCGCCTGGCGAGACAGCGCAATCCGTCACCGCCATGCCGCAGGCGAATGCCCTCGGCGAAGTACTGGCCATGGCACAATCCCAGGCCTTCAAGCAGGCCGGCCGAACCGCCACGCGCAAGGCGGCGGACCTGTATGCGGCAGCGGGACCGGCCAGCATCACCGCACAAGGCGGCGTGTTGCTGATCGAAGTGCCGGAGTTGGACCTGACCTGCCGCTACATTGCAGGCGGCGGCTTGAAAGGCATGGTGTCGGAAGCGCCCGCCGCCGGCCGCGCCGCCCTGCACCTGCTGGCTCTGACCCTGGTCTGGCGCGATGCGGGATACAGCATCAACTGGCCCGATGCCGGGCCCACTGCCACGGATACCGCCGCCGGCGCTGCGCCGGAAGGTCTGTCGCAAGCCGAGCGCCAATTCCTCGCCCATGTGCGGCGTATCCTGCTGGAGCTGTGCGGCATCGGCTGGTCCCACATCAGCGACATCATGCCGCCCCAGCTGCGCGCCCTCGGCACCTCGGCACGGCTGGAATCCTTCCCTCGTCTGGCAGGCCTGCTGCGCACCCTGGCCGGCACGGCGGAATTGCTGGTCCGGCGCGACTTCAGCGCCGATGAACGGCAAGCCCTGCGCCTGGCCGCGCGCATCCACGCCCTATGCCACGCGCTGGAACACGCACCGCAATCGGCCCTGCCGCTGTTGCGCGGCCAGGCCCGGCGCAGCTTTGACGACAGTGCCAGCCTGGAGCTGCTGCCGCTGGGCGCCCACTGGTGGCAGCAGCGCAGCGGTGCGCGCGGCCTGAGCATCGCTTTTTGGGATCACGCCGAAGGCGGCATCGTCCAAGCCGTGCTGGCCCGGCGCGACGGCAATGACCCAAGCTTCGACCGCCAGAAAGCCTGGACCAGCCAGGCTCTCTGGCAAGGCTCCTCGGCCCCCGCCCTGCTGGCGCAAGGCACGCTGCGGCTGGAAGACGCGCGCCTGTCCAGCGACCGGCGCCTGGGTCTGGGCGGCGAGACCAGGGCCAGCCAGCTTCCGGCATGGCGCAGCGACGATGCGCGCTGGCGCCAGGCCGGTTTCGACGACTGGCAGGCGCTGGTGTCTTCGCTGCGCGCAGCAGCCGGCCTATGCGGCGAAAACCTGGAATACGTCCTGCTCAAGCCAGCCCGCTTTGAAGCGCCCCAGCCGGACGACATCGGCCAGGCCGTACTCTGGACCTTGTACGACCGGCAGGGCGTTCCCTTGCAATTGCGCCTCCCTTTCGACGCCAGCCAGCGCGAACGCATCGAGAACCTGGAAGCCTGGGCCAAATCCGGCCTGACGCTTGCCGCCGTGCTGGCGCGTCTGGAGCGCAATGTGCATGGCGCCCAACTGGAACCGGCAGCACTGATGGTCGACACCAATGGCAGCCTGCGCAGCGTCACGCTGGACTACGAAGCCTGCACAGTGAATAAAGGCTGGTCGCTGACCGCCAGCATTGCCCGCATGTTCAAGACCCGCGAGGCCACGCCGCCCGTGCAGCCCACCGCCGCCCACCTGGAAGCCATGGCACGCCTGCTCGATCTGCTGGAAAACAAGGGCATGACGGGCCGGCTGCACATTATCGACAGCGAACGCGCCGAGCTGGAATCCATCCGCCACCTGCTGCTGGCCGTGGGCCTGGACACCGTTGCCCGCGCCCTCGCCAGCTATCTCGCCAAACCGGGCGCCGTCCAGGCCTTGATCCTGGTCCACCTCTGCCAGACCTGCGCCGAACTCGATATGCGCTTCCTGCCGCGCTAA
- a CDS encoding VWA domain-containing protein, which translates to MSDEQLLRRWRLVLGRYARQSLDTSGLSAHEQQLEQSLDYLYGRAYDGKGMAPLGKRGANLDPSQIKAIDWLQRVRKLFPHDVYERIQQHAIENYQMSELLQDPLVLRSLEPNHALARTLLGMRGRLGAEMRDAVQDVIRAVVEEITRRLRQDFVNALVGRRNRFRRSHMPSAQNFDWRATIQANLRHYDRNSQRLVIEQPRFNARIQRKLPWDVVLCVDQSGSMLDSVMYSAVVAGILSSLPAVQVRLVVFDTNVVDLSHMAADPVQVLLTVQLGGGTDIGRAMEYCESLVRTPQRTVVALISDFDEGALPGPLLRSVRRLAESRVKLLGLAALDEDAHPAYDRKMAQRLAGAGMEVAALTPTHFAEWLAEVMG; encoded by the coding sequence ATGAGCGACGAACAGCTGCTGCGCCGCTGGCGCCTGGTGCTGGGCCGCTACGCGCGCCAGTCGCTCGACACGAGCGGTTTGAGCGCCCATGAACAGCAACTCGAGCAATCGCTCGACTACCTGTATGGCCGCGCCTACGACGGCAAAGGCATGGCGCCGCTCGGGAAACGCGGTGCCAACCTCGACCCCAGCCAGATCAAGGCCATCGACTGGCTGCAGCGCGTACGCAAGCTCTTCCCGCATGACGTATATGAGCGCATCCAGCAGCACGCCATCGAAAACTACCAGATGAGCGAGTTGCTGCAAGACCCGCTGGTCCTGCGTTCGCTGGAGCCGAACCACGCACTGGCGCGCACCCTGCTGGGCATGCGCGGCCGCCTCGGCGCGGAGATGCGCGACGCGGTGCAGGACGTGATCCGCGCCGTGGTCGAAGAGATCACGCGCCGTCTGCGCCAGGACTTCGTCAACGCCCTGGTGGGCCGCCGCAACCGCTTCCGCCGCTCGCATATGCCGAGCGCCCAAAACTTCGACTGGCGCGCCACCATCCAGGCCAATCTGCGCCACTACGACCGCAACAGCCAGCGCCTGGTGATCGAGCAGCCGCGCTTCAATGCCCGCATCCAGCGCAAGCTGCCGTGGGACGTAGTCCTGTGCGTCGACCAGAGCGGCTCCATGCTCGATTCGGTCATGTACAGCGCCGTGGTGGCAGGCATCCTGAGCAGCCTGCCCGCGGTGCAGGTGCGGCTGGTGGTGTTCGACACCAATGTGGTGGACCTGAGCCACATGGCCGCTGACCCGGTGCAGGTACTGCTCACGGTGCAACTGGGCGGCGGCACCGATATCGGCCGCGCCATGGAGTACTGCGAAAGCCTGGTGCGCACGCCGCAGCGCACCGTGGTGGCGCTGATCAGCGACTTCGATGAAGGCGCCCTGCCCGGCCCCTTGCTGCGCAGCGTGCGCCGCCTGGCCGAATCGCGCGTCAAGCTGCTTGGCCTGGCCGCGCTGGATGAAGACGCCCACCCCGCCTACGACCGGAAAATGGCGCAGCGCCTGGCCGGCGCCGGCATGGAAGTGGCGGCCCTCACACCCACCCATTTCGCCGAGTGGCTGGCCGAGGTGATGGGGTGA